One Pecten maximus chromosome 7, xPecMax1.1, whole genome shotgun sequence genomic window carries:
- the LOC117330454 gene encoding selenoprotein K-like, protein MVYVSQGNVMESQSPWRLSYIPEMFWGLINFIVLFFHTLVSPSITKKGNSYSTDYRSGQGPPPPPRRRMGGFRGGGGGPSAPPMGGGG, encoded by the exons ATGGTTTACGTGTCACAAG GTAATGTGATGGAATCACAGTCACCATGGAGACTGTCATATATTCCAGAAATGTTTTGGGGACTAATCAACTTCATTGTTCTGTT CTTCCACACTTTGGTGTCG CCTAGTATTACAAAGAAGGGCAACTCTTACTCAACAGACTACCGTTCAGGACAGGG tcCCCCACCGCCACCAAGGAGAAGAATGGGAGGATTTAGAGGTGGCGGAG GAGGTCCTAGTGCTCCACCTATGGGCGGAGGAGGATGA